From Saccharibacillus brassicae:
GTTGCTTCCGGCAATCAAAGTTACTTTCATCGTCAAACCCCTTCCATTCCTATCGGTTATTGTGTCCTTTGCGGACCCTGTTTTTTATCATAACAGGAAGTTTCAAATTTGAACATTCTTTGTCTCTTTGCGTGAAAAAAACGAGAATGCGTCGAATCTTTCTGCTTTTTGCCCGTGATTGATCTCTTTTGGCCGCGGGTAGGTAATAAGCATAAGCTTTTTCAAACCCAGCGAACAGGAGGAACCCCCATGCCGTGGAACAAAAAAGATTACCCGCAGTCGATGAAAAATCTGGATGAGCGCGTGCGCGACAAAGCGATCGAAATCGCCAATGCGCTGCTGGACGAAGGGTACGAGGAAGGACGCGCGATCGCGATCGCGACAGCCAAAGCCGAAGAATGGGACGAGAACCATCCGGAATAAGGTTCTTGGAAATTCTGACCTGAAGCCAATTTTGGAAAAGAAGAAAAAAACCGTTTCGGCTTTCTCCACCAGGAGAAAATCGGAACGGTTTTTTAAAAAATGCGTGACGGGGAAGTTGGCGGCTGCGGGCCTTCCCCTCGGGCCCTGTATCTTACACTCTATTCAAACCTTTGACTTCCGGTGCGACATGTCCGTGACGTTTCGAAGAAACGAATACCCGTGCGATCGACGCAAGACCGTGGCGCAAAATTTGCGGTTCCACCATCCACGTAATCACTTTGCCTCCGATACATACGGCAGCTACGGTGTAGAGCGTCTCGGCCAGCGGCAGATAGAACAGCGACAGCAGAAGTACGGAAGCATCCATCAAGATGAATACGGTCCCGATCTTGAGGCCGGTCTTCTCGTGCAGCCAGATGGCGGCGCAATCGTCTCCGCCCGTGGCTCCGCCGCAGCGAAGCACGAGTCCGCCGCCGATTCCCGTCAAAATCCCCGATAGCAAAGCGGCCAGCCAAAGCTGTCCGTGCAGATCGAAATTCAACGCGGAAAAGTGTTCGATGCCGGCGTAAAACGCGGTGAACGAGCCCGCGGCAAGCACGGCCGGTCCCATGTTTCTCCACCCTTTTTTGAGTGCGAACAGCAGCATGAACGGAATGTCGAGGATCAGAATCGTCAGCGCGGGCGACAGCCCGAACGCATACTCGCCGAGCAGCGAAATGCCGACAAAACCGCCTTCCGAAAGATGGTTTTGAAAATTGATGTGATAAAACGCGAATGCCATAACGAACGTGCCTGTTAAGATCGCGGCCGCCTGCGCGGACCGCTTCATCCTTTTACCTTTTGCCTTCATCCGATATTCTCCTCATTTTCGCAATATTTGTCTCAAATCGACAATATGCTGCGAGCCAGAGAAGAAAACCGCGAGGCATTCGTCCTTCGCATGGGTGGTTCCCTTCCTTTCGCAGCGTTTGTCAATAACGGTCGTCCGACAAACTATCTACGAAAGGCGCTAAGTATAGGAGAGATCGTAACGTTTCCAGATTGTCCTTTGGGGAATACTCCTTCGGGGACTCATGGTATCCTGATCCTTTCTGTGGTTGGA
This genomic window contains:
- a CDS encoding YitT family protein encodes the protein MKAKGKRMKRSAQAAAILTGTFVMAFAFYHINFQNHLSEGGFVGISLLGEYAFGLSPALTILILDIPFMLLFALKKGWRNMGPAVLAAGSFTAFYAGIEHFSALNFDLHGQLWLAALLSGILTGIGGGLVLRCGGATGGDDCAAIWLHEKTGLKIGTVFILMDASVLLLSLFYLPLAETLYTVAAVCIGGKVITWMVEPQILRHGLASIARVFVSSKRHGHVAPEVKGLNRV